A genomic window from Triticum urartu cultivar G1812 chromosome 7, Tu2.1, whole genome shotgun sequence includes:
- the LOC125520519 gene encoding probable LRR receptor-like serine/threonine-protein kinase At3g47570, with translation MILRPTCKPFSASNSIPVCRERTTTAHCSSQVSSPLPSCSTSLTGHQSVPQLNCRSVCDRNYMSTQALGTLSSSLPLVLVLCSLVYASSLDSIAPQNDSNTDLHALRCLKLHLTTSARLLASWKNDSLQFCSWSGVTCSKRHASRVTALDLESLDLDGQIPPCIGNLTFLTKIHIPNNQLTGQIPPELGQLNRLWYLNLSTNNLTGRIPSTLSSCVHLQAIDLGSNSLDGVIPPSLSQCSDMQQLSLGHNKLSGGIPEGLGMLRNLAVLRLATNSLTGSIPRSLGSSSSLHSVVLTNNSLTGPIPPLLANSSSLQLLALSNNHLSGEIPPALFNSTSLQKLLLGTNSFAGSIPALLNIDSPLQYLILQSNNLSGTIPSFIGNFSSLRWLLLGDNNFEGNIPMSIDEIQNLEILDITYNFLTGSVPASLYNMSALSYLGMATNNLVGELPHNIGYTLPSIQTLIMQGNWFQGQIPTSVANTTNLQVINLRNNAFYGSIPSFGTLPSLVDLNLGKNQLEAGDWSFLSSLTNCTQLVNLRLDANILQGVLPSAVAGLSKSIEVLLLRSNKISGTIPHEIEHLTGLKLLYMERNLLAGNLPESIGNLPNLFVLSLSQNKFSGQIPLSVGNLSQLSELYLQENSLSGPIPGALGDCKKLHILNLSCNSFNGSIPKELFTLSDLSEGLDLSHNQLSGEIPMEIGELINLGPLNISYNQLSGQIPSTLGQCVQLESLHMEGNRLHGRIPQSFVNLRGITVMDLSQNNLTGEIPEFLKLFKSMKLLNLSFNNLEGSVPADGIFQNGSNVFIQGNKKLCASTPLLQLPLCNAETSKQRHTSNILKIVGFTALFLVLVSCFGVIIWKKRKKVTQAAHPSFEKLQKFTYADLLKAANGFSLDNLVGSGKYGSVYKGRIESEVHEVAIKVFKLDQLGATKSFLDECEALRNTRHRNLVRVITVCSTSDPTGNEFKALVLEYKVNGDLESWLYPTFHEHHLRRPLSLYSRLAIAVDIAAALDYLHNNCMPPMVHCDLKPSNVLLNDVMGACVGDFGLAKFLRNYSYSSIGGSTSLVGPRGSVGYIAPEYGFGSKISTEGDVYSFGVIVLEMLTGKRPTDEIFKDGLSLYKFVKKSFPEKIGEILDPRIAPYYGDQDEEAGGTLGQENHHQMAGIMSCIIELVKIGLLCAAEIPKDRPAMQDVYIEVIAIKEAFSALQG, from the exons ATGATCCTCAGACCGACTTGCAAGCCCTTCAGTGCCTCAAACTCCATCCCGGTGTGTCGCGAGAGGACGACCACAGCGCATTGCAGCTCTCAAGTGAGTTCTCCATTGCCTTCTTGTTCCACGAGCTTGACCGGTCATCAGTCCGTTCCTCAACTAAACTGTCGAAGCGTGTGTGATAGAAATTACATGTCTACTCAGGCTCTGGGCACTCTCAGTTCCTCACTTCCCCTGGTCCTTGTCCTCTGCTCCCTTGTTTATGCATCTTCATTAGATTCTATAGCACCCCAAAATGATTCTAACACCGACCTCCATGCTCTCCGCTGCCTTAAACTCCATCTCACGACCTCTGCTAGACTCCTGGCCTCATGGAAAAATGACTCACTGCAATTCTGCAGTTGGTCCGGTGTTACTTGCAGCAAGAGACATGCATCTCGTGTCACTGCACTGGACCTCGAGTCACTTGACCTCGATGGACAGATACCACCATGTATCGGCAATCTCACTTTCCTCACAAAAATCCACATCCCCAACAATCAACTTACTGGCCAAATACCACCTGAACTTGGGCAACTAAATAGGCTGTGGTACCTTAACCTCAGCACAAACAATCTTACTGGCAGGATCCCAAGCACTCTGTCTTCATGCGTTCACCTTCAAGCTATTGATCTTGGAAGCAACTCCCTTGATGGTGTGATCCCCCCAAGCCTGAGCCAATGCTCAGATATGCAGCAGCTCAGTTTGGGTCACAACAAGCTCAGTGGAGGTATCCCAGAAGGGTTGGGGATGCTCCGAAACCTTGCAGTTTTACGTCTTGCTACAAATAGTCTGACGGGCAGCATTCCACGTTCACTTGGAAGCAGCTCTTCTCTTCACTCTGTTGTTCTCACGAACAATAGCCTCACAGGACCTATCCCGCCTCTCCTAGCTAATAGTTCCTCACTTCAACTTTTGGCCTTATCAAACAATCACCTGAGTGGAGAGATTCCTCCTGCACTGTTTAACAGTACGTCACTTCAAAAGTTATTACTGGGAACAAACAGCTTTGCTGGGTCCATACCAGCCTTGTTGAACATTGACTCACCCTTGCAGTATCTTATCTTGCAATCAAATAATCTTTCTGGCACCATACCTTCCTTTATAGGGAACTTTTCCTCCCTTCGCTGGCTCTTGCTTGGAGATAATAATTTCGAAGGTAACATCCCCATGAGTATAGATGAAATTCAAAACCTGGAAATACTAGACATCACTTATAACTTTTTGACAGGGAGTGTCCCAGCCTCTCTTTACAACATGTCAGCACTCTCATACCTTGGCATGGCTACAAACAATCTTGTAGGGGAGCTTCCACACAACATTGGATATACCCTTCCAAGCATCCAAACTTTGATTATGCAAGGAAACTGGTTCCAAGGCCAAATCCCCACTTCAGTAGCAAACACAACCAATCTCCAGGTGATCAACCTCCGCAATAATGCATTCTATGGCAGCATTCCATCTTTTGGGACTTTACCCAGCCTAGTCGATCTGAATCTAGGCAAGAATCAACTTGAAGCAGGAGACTGGTCTTTCCTATCCTCGTTGACAAATTGCACACAACTGGTGAACTTACGCTTGGATGCAAACATCCTTCAAGGAGTCTTGCCGAGTGCCGTTGCAGGCCTTTCAAAGAGCATAGAGGTACTGTTACTAAGATCAAACAAAATTTCTGGCACCATACCACATGAGATAGAGCACCTCACAGGCCTCAAGCTTCTTTACATGGAACGGAATTTGCTTGCCGGGAATCTTCCTGAATCAATTGGAAATCTTCCCAACTTGTTTGTCTTAAGCTTGTCCCAGAACAAATTTTCTGGACAGATCCCACTTTCAGTTGGTAATTTGAGTCAATTGAGTGAGCTTTACTTACAAGAAAACAGTTTGAGTGGCCCAATCCCAGGAGCTTTAGGAGACTGCAAAAAACTGCACATATTGAACCTCTCTTGTAACAGCTTCAACGGAAGCATACCAAAGGAGCTCTTTACTCTTTCCGACCTTTCTGAAGGTTTGGACTTGTCTCACAACCAACTCTCTGGAGAAATACCAATGGAGATTGGCGAGTTGATCAATCTCGGTCCACTGAATATCTCCTATAACCAACTGTCTGGTCAGATACCATCTACTCTGGGTCAGTGCGTCCAATTGGAGTCACTCCACATGGAGGGCAACCGTCTTCATGGAAGAATCCCTCAATCTTTTGTGAATTTGAGAGGCATCACTGTGATGGACCTATCTCAGAACAACTTAACAGGTGAAATCCCTGAATTCTTGAAGCTCTTCAAGTCTATGAAGCTTCTCAATTTGTCCTTCAACAACCTCGAAGGATCAGTACCTGCAGATGGAATATTTCAGAATGGAAGCAATGTGTTCATTCAAGGAAACAAGAAGCTATGTGCGAGCACCCCATTGCTACAGTTGCCACTTTGCAATGCAGAAACATCCAAACAAAGGCACACCTCCAACATCTTAAAGATAGTAGGATTTACTGCTCTTTTTTTGGTCCTGGTATCATGCTTCGGAGTAATTATTTGGAAAAAGAGAAAGAAAGTCACACAAGCAGCTCATCCATCCTTTGAAAAGTTACAGAAGTTTACATATGCTGATTTATTGAAAGCAGCAAATGGTTTCTCTTTAGACAACTTGGTTGGTTCAGGAAAATATGGGTCCGTGTACAAAGGTAGAATTGAGTCCGAAGTACATGAAGTTGCTATCAAAGTTTTCAAACTTGATCAACTTGGAGCAACAAAGAGCTTCCTCGATGAGTGTGAGGCCCTGAGAAACACGCGTCATCGTAATCTTGTACGGGTGATCACTGTATGCTCAACAAGTGATCCAACAGGAAATGAGTTCAAAGCTCTTGTTCTTGAATATAAGGTAAATGGCGACCTCGAAAGTTGGCTCTATCCAACATTCCACGAGCATCACCTGAGAAGGCCATTGAGTTTATATTCAAGACTAGCAATAGCAGTGGACATAGCTGCTGCTTTGGATTACCTTCATAACAACTGCATGCCTCCTATGGTCCATTGTGATCTGAAGCCCAGCAATGTCCTTCTAAATGACGTCATGGGCGCATGTGTTGGTGACTTCGGATTGGCTAAGTTCCTACGCAATTATTCTTATTCGAGCATCGGTGGTTCTACAAGCTTAGTGGGACCAAGAGGATCAGTTGGATACATTGCACCAG AATATGGCTTTGGGAGCAAAATCTCCACTGAGGGTGATGTCTACAGTTTTGGAGTCATCGTCTTAGAAATGCTCACAGGAAAGCGCCCAACTGATGAGATCTTTAAAGATGGCCTGAGCCTTTACAAATTTGTCAAAAAATCATTTCCAGAAAAGATTGGCGAGATTCTTGATCCTAGAATCGCTCCATATTATGGGGACCAAGATGAAGAAGCAGGAGGTACTTTAGGCCAGGAAAATCATCATCAAATGGCTGGAATAATGAGCTGCATCATCGAGCTCGTTAAGATTGGCCTCCTGTGCGCCGCGGAGATACCTAAAGATCGCCCCGCAATGCAGGATGTTTACATTGAGGTCATCGCAATCAAAGAAGCATTTTCAGCACTCCAGGGCTGA